In a single window of the Sediminicoccus sp. KRV36 genome:
- a CDS encoding arylmalonate decarboxylase — MPDVLGWRATFGVVTPSTNTVVQPEYDSLRPVGVTNHVARMHIPNDPVQSDADFDELIRRIDAAMEGAIERVMTAEPDHIILGISAESVWNGGMEAARAIAARVAKLTGGLPFTQAADALPAALKALGISGPVGLVTPYFPVAHAHLASYLKEIGCEVVAARHLERRGPVDIAKTSLADLRAAIAAVNLPEARAIIQFGANLPMGQLAASAEPWLGKPVIAINTATYWHALRSRGITDRMRGCGRLMEEC; from the coding sequence ATGCCAGACGTGCTGGGCTGGCGCGCCACCTTCGGGGTGGTGACGCCGTCCACCAACACGGTGGTGCAGCCGGAATATGATTCGCTGCGCCCCGTGGGCGTCACCAACCACGTCGCGCGCATGCATATCCCCAATGATCCCGTGCAGAGCGATGCGGATTTCGACGAGCTGATCCGCCGCATCGACGCCGCCATGGAGGGCGCCATCGAACGTGTGATGACGGCCGAGCCCGATCACATCATCCTTGGCATCTCGGCCGAGAGTGTCTGGAATGGCGGCATGGAGGCCGCGCGCGCGATTGCGGCGCGCGTGGCGAAACTCACCGGCGGATTGCCCTTCACCCAGGCGGCCGATGCGCTTCCGGCGGCGCTGAAAGCGCTCGGCATCAGCGGCCCCGTCGGGTTGGTGACGCCGTATTTTCCAGTGGCCCACGCACATCTCGCTTCCTACCTGAAGGAGATCGGCTGCGAGGTGGTGGCGGCGAGGCATCTGGAGCGGCGCGGCCCGGTGGATATCGCCAAGACCTCCCTCGCTGACCTGCGCGCGGCCATCGCGGCGGTCAACCTGCCCGAGGCGCGCGCCATCATCCAGTTTGGCGCCAATCTGCCGATGGGCCAGCTCGCCGCCTCGGCCGAGCCCTGGCTTGGCAAGCCGGTGATCGCCATCAACACAGCCACCTACTGGCACGCGCTGCGCTCGCGCGGGATCACGGATCGCATGCGCGGCTGCGGCCGCCTGATGGAGGAATGCTGA
- a CDS encoding RidA family protein: MATNEERLAALGVTLPPPFKDEANRVRALRSGQHIYMSGHGPLGPGNVPMMVGKLGRELSIPQGREAARLAGLCTLSTLRTYLGDLNSITRVVRVVGFINCAPGFNTPSDVLHGFSDLMVDVFGEGGRHTRSAIGVAELYADIPIEVEALFEVAS, translated from the coding sequence ATGGCGACGAATGAGGAGAGACTGGCGGCACTGGGCGTCACGCTGCCACCGCCCTTCAAGGATGAGGCCAATCGCGTGCGCGCGCTGCGCTCGGGCCAGCACATCTACATGTCGGGCCACGGGCCGCTGGGCCCGGGCAATGTGCCGATGATGGTGGGCAAGCTGGGGCGTGAACTCTCCATCCCGCAGGGGCGGGAGGCGGCGCGCCTTGCCGGACTCTGCACGCTGTCCACGCTGCGCACCTATCTGGGCGATCTCAATTCCATCACCCGCGTGGTGCGCGTGGTGGGCTTCATCAATTGCGCGCCGGGCTTCAACACGCCCTCCGATGTGCTGCATGGATTTTCCGACCTGATGGTGGATGTCTTTGGCGAAGGCGGGCGGCACACACGCTCGGCCATCGGGGTGGCGGAGCTTTACGCCGATATCCCCATCGAGGTGGAAGCGCTGTTCGAGGTGGCGTCATGA
- a CDS encoding carboxymuconolactone decarboxylase family protein, giving the protein MTGMPDAAEVERRLAEVRAKRGYLLPHHGLLAIAAPGLLKGYDAAYTALALTPRLMHERPKEFVWLAVLTACDEAIATHHIAKFRAAGGTDAEIELAIRLAAFAEGAPRFAFAAEKWGHHLPAYDRARAYRAALDALQAGSGVPRGLVEVTLAAVHTTRKGWWELALHIRGAYDEGVPELELAEGISYAMFPGSIPNFVDACGVWQGMVARGEVAASEAFRIWGADAANQAGFG; this is encoded by the coding sequence ATGACCGGCATGCCCGATGCGGCCGAGGTGGAACGCCGCCTGGCCGAAGTGCGCGCCAAACGCGGCTACCTGCTGCCGCATCACGGGCTGCTCGCCATCGCGGCACCCGGGCTGCTGAAGGGGTATGATGCGGCCTATACCGCCCTCGCCCTCACGCCGCGGCTGATGCATGAGCGGCCCAAGGAGTTCGTCTGGCTGGCCGTGCTGACCGCGTGCGACGAGGCGATCGCGACGCATCACATCGCGAAATTCCGCGCGGCCGGCGGCACGGATGCGGAGATCGAGCTGGCCATCCGCCTCGCGGCTTTCGCGGAGGGCGCGCCACGCTTCGCCTTCGCCGCCGAGAAATGGGGGCATCACCTGCCCGCCTATGACCGCGCGCGCGCCTATCGCGCGGCGCTCGATGCGCTGCAGGCCGGCAGCGGCGTGCCGCGTGGCCTGGTGGAGGTCACGCTGGCGGCCGTGCACACCACGCGCAAGGGCTGGTGGGAACTGGCCCTGCATATCCGCGGCGCCTATGACGAGGGCGTGCCCGAACTCGAATTGGCCGAAGGCATCTCCTACGCCATGTTCCCCGGCAGCATTCCCAATTTCGTGGATGCCTGCGGCGTCTGGCAGGGCATGGTCGCGCGCGGCGAGGTGGCCGCCTCCGAGGCGTTCCGCATCTGGGGGGCCGATGCGGCGAACCAGGCGGGGTTTGGATGA
- a CDS encoding RidA family protein, with protein MTRLIIPPGMAHAVPQFGYAPGLVSGGFLFMAGQLGRDDAGQVIADPEAQITRAFENVLAILHAAGAGIADLLDVTSFHVGLRETLPLYKTVRDRFMQGHTPPWTAIGVSELSRPGLIVEIKGIARLPA; from the coding sequence ATGACGCGCCTGATCATCCCGCCGGGCATGGCGCATGCGGTGCCGCAATTCGGCTATGCACCGGGCCTGGTATCGGGCGGCTTCCTGTTCATGGCCGGCCAGCTCGGGCGGGATGACGCCGGACAGGTCATCGCCGACCCCGAAGCCCAGATCACCCGCGCCTTTGAGAATGTGCTGGCCATCCTGCACGCGGCGGGGGCCGGCATCGCGGATCTGCTGGATGTCACCAGCTTTCATGTCGGGCTGCGGGAAACCCTGCCGCTCTACAAGACCGTGCGGGACCGCTTCATGCAGGGCCATACCCCGCCATGGACGGCCATCGGCGTGAGCGAGCTTTCGCGGCCTGGCCTGATCGTGGAGATCAAGGGCATCGCGAGGCTGCCGGCGTAA